AGGAACGGGTCGACGAAATGCTGCAAACGCGCGCTGCTATGTAAACGTCCCTTTCATGAAAACAACCTTAGTCCGCTGCCGGCTAAGGTTGTTTTGGCTTACTGCGAGGGGATGACGCCTTTTTTCAAAATGATGTTCGCGTACAGCGCGCGTTCGCTCGTCGCGACGATCGCATACGCCTCTTTCGCCCGTTCGTAAAAGTCGAACCGCTCCGCGTATTCGAACCCGCGGTCGTCGCCGTGCTTGCTCACGATGGAGCGGTATTCGTCCCAAATCGCCGGCTGCCCGACGGAATCGCCCGGGACGACAGCCATCAGCGTCACGGGATGTGCGACGTAGGTGTCGAGCGGGTAAAAGGCGAGAATCGCGTCCAGCAGTTCGGGCACGCCGTGACCGTCGGCGCGAAGAAGACGTCGAGCGCTGCTCGCGGCGGGGAAATTGCCGTCGGCCAGCACGAGTTCGTCGCCGTGACCCATTTCCATCATGATCTTCATCAGTTCAGGGGAAATGATCGGAGGGATGTGTTTCAACATAACGATCCGTCC
This genomic window from Paenibacillus sp. contains:
- the fucU gene encoding L-fucose mutarotase, yielding MLKHIPPIISPELMKIMMEMGHGDELVLADGNFPAASSARRLLRADGHGVPELLDAILAFYPLDTYVAHPVTLMAVVPGDSVGQPAIWDEYRSIVSKHGDDRGFEYAERFDFYERAKEAYAIVATSERALYANIILKKGVIPSQ